One genomic region from Candidatus Kaelpia aquatica encodes:
- the hrcA gene encoding heat-inducible transcriptional repressor HrcA: MVRNNKEERMDRIFTGIVKTYIETAMPVASKALVCKYRLKISAATVRNIMVELEELGYLKNLHTSSGRVPTDKGYRYYVNMVMDEEQLTPSEKKKILMHIINTQWDEVERLFTHALQVVTKYTNQVSVLLYHRVRNVYVEKIDLVYINKFKVLFIIIADNGDVLHLFIENENIPSIDELRSFLKFVNRELQGQSLYEVKNYIKRKLVSLDDSFYHLFSSLFNLLIKSLENMDEKIFMYFGANRIIQYPEFRNVDVLERVIKLLEEESGLTKIMESDIGGSDVNIHIGGESLSMDIENCCILTSKYKVKNRALGTIGILGPTRIPYARSISVVKYVSDVLTQALDSAVF, encoded by the coding sequence ATGGTAAGAAATAATAAAGAAGAGAGAATGGATAGGATATTTACAGGTATAGTTAAAACTTACATAGAGACCGCTATGCCTGTTGCATCCAAAGCCCTTGTCTGTAAATACAGGCTTAAGATTTCTGCTGCTACTGTCAGAAATATTATGGTTGAATTGGAAGAGTTGGGATATCTCAAAAATCTTCACACTTCTTCAGGCAGAGTTCCTACAGATAAAGGGTATAGATATTATGTAAATATGGTAATGGACGAAGAACAACTAACCCCCTCTGAGAAAAAGAAGATCTTAATGCATATTATTAATACTCAATGGGATGAGGTTGAGAGATTATTTACACATGCCCTTCAGGTGGTGACAAAGTATACAAACCAAGTCTCTGTTTTGTTATACCATCGTGTTCGCAATGTCTATGTGGAGAAAATAGATCTAGTTTATATTAACAAGTTTAAAGTTCTGTTTATAATAATAGCTGACAACGGAGACGTGCTACATCTCTTTATAGAAAATGAGAACATCCCCTCCATAGATGAGCTTAGGAGTTTTCTTAAGTTTGTAAATAGAGAACTGCAAGGGCAATCTCTTTATGAGGTAAAGAATTATATAAAGAGAAAACTGGTCTCCTTAGATGATTCTTTTTATCACTTATTTTCTTCACTATTCAATCTCTTAATTAAATCACTGGAGAATATGGATGAGAAAATATTTATGTACTTTGGGGCCAATAGAATAATCCAATATCCGGAATTTAGAAATGTAGATGTTCTGGAGAGAGTTATAAAGCTGCTTGAAGAAGAGTCGGGTTTAACTAAAATTATGGAGAGTGATATCGGAGGTTCAGATGTCAATATTCATATAGGCGGAGAGAGTCTCTCTATGGATATAGAAAATTGCTGCATCTTAACTTCAAAGTATAAAGTTAAAAATAGAGCTTTGGGAACAATAGGTATACTTGGTCCTACCAGGATTCCTTATGCTAGATCTATATCAGTTGTGAAATATGTATCTGATGTTTTAACGCAGGCACTAGATAGTGCTGTATTTTAA
- the dnaJ gene encoding molecular chaperone DnaJ, protein MKRDYYEILGLTKGVSKDEIKKTYRKLAMEHHPDRVSADKKAEAEERFKEISEAYAVLSDDEKKSQYDVYGHAGINSHYSQEDLFRNVDFSSVFSDLGFGGSIFENLFGGFGSSSHGNRSGGVKKGRDLEFKMSLTFQEAVKGADKELSFPSYAKCSKCSGSGSVSGNLEDCRQCGGAGRVSQQRGFFAVTTACPSCKGEGRIVKDPCPDCRGRGKINETKKLEVKIPSGVDNGSILRLSGKGEIGDKGGPAGDLYLHIAVKPHEIFRREGRDIGIELPITPSEAALGVEIQVPTIDGVVKMKIPAGTQSERVFRLRGKGVADPRIGVRGDELVKVLIDTPTGLNRKQRKLLESLNKEIPDDYYPQKKRFSQLVKNILVK, encoded by the coding sequence ATGAAAAGAGATTATTACGAAATATTAGGTCTTACCAAAGGGGTTTCAAAGGATGAGATTAAGAAAACCTATAGGAAGCTTGCTATGGAGCATCATCCTGACAGGGTATCTGCCGATAAAAAAGCAGAGGCTGAGGAGAGATTTAAAGAGATCTCAGAAGCATATGCTGTTCTCTCCGATGATGAGAAAAAATCTCAATATGATGTCTATGGTCATGCTGGGATAAACTCTCATTATTCACAGGAGGATCTGTTTAGAAATGTAGATTTCTCCAGCGTATTTTCAGATCTAGGTTTTGGCGGCTCTATATTCGAAAATCTTTTTGGAGGTTTTGGTTCATCTAGTCATGGTAATCGTTCTGGAGGTGTTAAGAAGGGAAGAGATCTAGAGTTTAAGATGTCTTTGACTTTTCAGGAAGCTGTTAAAGGTGCCGACAAAGAGCTTAGCTTTCCGTCTTATGCAAAATGTTCTAAATGTTCAGGGAGTGGTTCTGTTTCAGGCAATTTAGAAGATTGCCGTCAATGTGGCGGAGCTGGGCGAGTATCGCAGCAAAGAGGTTTTTTTGCAGTGACTACAGCATGTCCTTCTTGTAAAGGTGAGGGCAGGATTGTAAAAGACCCTTGCCCTGATTGTCGCGGTAGAGGAAAGATAAACGAGACAAAAAAACTGGAAGTAAAGATACCCTCTGGAGTTGATAATGGTAGTATTTTACGTCTTTCAGGTAAGGGGGAGATCGGAGATAAGGGAGGCCCTGCTGGAGACCTCTATTTGCATATTGCGGTTAAGCCTCATGAAATATTCAGGAGAGAGGGGAGGGATATTGGAATAGAGCTTCCTATTACTCCTTCAGAGGCTGCTTTGGGTGTAGAGATTCAGGTGCCTACCATTGATGGTGTAGTTAAGATGAAGATTCCAGCCGGAACTCAGAGCGAGAGAGTCTTTAGGCTTAGAGGCAAAGGGGTAGCAGATCCTAGAATCGGCGTTAGAGGGGATGAGCTTGTTAAGGTACTCATAGATACCCCAACAGGGTTAAATAGAAAACAGAGAAAACTTCTAGAGAGTCTTAATAAGGAGATCCCTGACGACTATTATCCTCAGAAGAAGAGGTTCTCTCAGTTAGTAAAAAACATTTTAGTTAAGTAG
- the dnaK gene encoding molecular chaperone DnaK — MAKAIGIDLGTTNSVIAVYDAGEPQVITNKEGTRTTPSVVAFTKTGEILAGGPAKRQAVTNAENTVFSIKRLMGRRYNEVNEEMKMVPYKVVKEANNDARVKINDKVYSPPEISAMILRKLKQDAEEYLGEKITQAVITVPAYFNDSQRQATKDAGSIAGLEVLRIINEPTAAALAYGLDKKQGGKVVIYDFGGGTFDISILEIGDGVFEVKSTSGDTHLGGDNIDHKIIDWIADEFKKEQGIDLREDRMALQRLKEAAEKAKCELSFSLQTEINLPFVTADSSGPKHLTMNLTRAKLEAICEDLLNRTVGPCKQALSDAKLSPEDIDEVILVGGQTRMPKVQEMVKEIFSKEPHKGINPDEVVALGAAIQAGVLLGDVTDLLLLDVTPLSFGIETLGGVMTTLIPRNTTIPTKKSETFTTAADSQTNVEVHVLQGERSMASDNRSLGKFILEGIPAAPRGVPQIEVSFDIDANGILHVAAKDKGTGKERKIRIESSSGLEKDEVENLVKNAESHVEEDKKKKELIEAKNELDGLIYSTEKSLKEHGDKVSEEERKTLQESLDAAKVKMNSEDAAEIKEIKESLLKSSHKLAEEIYKKTTQDAAGSQASPEGASEPNPGEGEDSPKSSGDDVIDAEYKE; from the coding sequence ATGGCTAAAGCTATAGGAATTGATTTAGGTACAACAAATTCAGTAATTGCAGTCTACGATGCAGGAGAACCGCAGGTTATTACCAATAAAGAGGGAACGCGTACTACTCCCTCGGTTGTTGCATTCACCAAGACTGGTGAGATTCTTGCTGGAGGTCCGGCTAAGAGGCAAGCGGTTACGAATGCCGAGAACACAGTATTCTCTATCAAGAGGCTTATGGGCAGAAGATACAATGAAGTCAATGAAGAGATGAAGATGGTTCCTTATAAAGTTGTAAAGGAAGCCAATAATGATGCCAGGGTGAAGATAAACGATAAGGTTTACTCTCCGCCTGAGATATCGGCTATGATTTTAAGAAAGTTAAAACAAGATGCAGAAGAGTATTTAGGAGAGAAGATTACTCAGGCGGTAATAACAGTCCCTGCTTATTTTAATGATTCTCAGCGCCAGGCTACAAAAGACGCTGGTTCCATTGCAGGCCTTGAGGTTTTAAGAATTATAAATGAGCCTACAGCCGCGGCCTTAGCATATGGTTTAGATAAGAAGCAGGGCGGTAAGGTTGTTATATATGATTTTGGCGGCGGTACTTTTGATATCTCTATTTTAGAGATTGGAGACGGAGTCTTTGAAGTCAAGTCTACTTCAGGCGATACGCATCTAGGCGGAGATAATATTGACCATAAGATTATTGACTGGATAGCAGATGAATTTAAAAAAGAGCAAGGGATAGATTTAAGAGAGGATAGAATGGCTCTTCAAAGACTTAAGGAAGCTGCAGAAAAGGCTAAATGCGAATTATCTTTTAGTCTTCAGACAGAGATTAATCTTCCCTTTGTTACAGCTGACAGTTCCGGGCCTAAGCATCTCACAATGAATTTAACTAGAGCAAAGTTAGAGGCTATCTGTGAAGACCTTCTAAATAGAACCGTAGGTCCTTGTAAGCAGGCGCTCTCTGATGCAAAACTAAGCCCAGAGGATATAGACGAGGTTATACTTGTAGGTGGTCAGACAAGGATGCCTAAGGTACAAGAGATGGTTAAAGAGATCTTCTCTAAAGAGCCTCATAAGGGTATAAACCCCGATGAGGTTGTTGCTTTAGGGGCTGCTATTCAGGCAGGAGTTTTATTGGGAGATGTCACAGATCTATTACTCTTAGATGTTACGCCTCTCTCTTTTGGGATTGAGACTTTAGGCGGGGTTATGACTACTCTTATTCCAAGAAATACTACTATACCAACAAAGAAGAGCGAGACTTTTACAACAGCGGCGGATAGCCAGACAAACGTTGAGGTGCACGTGCTTCAGGGTGAAAGATCTATGGCTTCTGATAACAGAAGTTTAGGCAAGTTTATTTTGGAAGGTATTCCGGCAGCTCCGCGCGGTGTTCCGCAAATTGAAGTTTCATTTGATATTGATGCCAATGGTATCCTTCATGTTGCCGCAAAGGATAAAGGGACAGGGAAAGAGCGTAAGATAAGGATTGAATCCTCTTCTGGACTTGAAAAGGATGAGGTTGAAAATTTGGTTAAAAATGCAGAGTCCCATGTTGAGGAGGATAAGAAAAAGAAAGAGTTAATAGAGGCTAAGAATGAGCTCGACGGCTTGATCTATTCAACAGAGAAGTCGCTTAAAGAGCATGGAGATAAAGTATCTGAAGAGGAGAGAAAAACGCTTCAGGAGTCTTTAGATGCAGCTAAGGTAAAGATGAACTCTGAAGATGCAGCTGAGATTAAGGAAATAAAAGAGAGCCTGTTAAAATCATCTCATAAATTGGCTGAAGAGATTTATAAAAAGACAACTCAGGATGCAGCTGGAAGTCAGGCTTCTCCTGAAGGCGCATCAGAACCTAATCCGGGAGAGGGAGAAGATAGCCCTAAGAGTAGCGGTGATGATGTTATAGATGCGGAGTATAAAGAATAA
- the rfbB gene encoding dTDP-glucose 4,6-dehydratase yields MQRVLVTGGAGFIGSNFVRFLIKKGYCVTVLDNLSYAGRRENLGEVISDIDFIKGDITEARDVRKAIKGVRVIVNFAAHTHVDRSIDDAAPFFKTNFYGTYNLLNLALKSRVELFLQISTDEVYGSILRGSCGEDACLNPSSPYAVTKALADRAVEEFHGSHNFPVIIVRSCNNYGPYQYPEKFIPLAITSLLRGGEIPMYGEGFNVRDWIYVDDTCFAIELILRKGRAGSVYNISAGVRRRNIELAKIILKKMGKTSSSIKYVKDRADHDFRYAMDSSKLLSLGWKDSFSLSRGLDNTIDWYRKNEKWWQKIV; encoded by the coding sequence ATGCAGAGGGTTTTGGTAACCGGCGGCGCTGGTTTTATCGGGTCAAATTTCGTACGCTTTTTAATTAAAAAAGGATATTGCGTAACTGTTCTGGATAATTTAAGCTATGCTGGCCGTAGAGAAAATCTAGGAGAAGTTATCTCAGATATTGATTTTATAAAAGGGGATATAACTGAAGCGAGAGATGTTAGAAAGGCTATTAAAGGGGTTAGAGTAATTGTTAACTTTGCAGCTCATACTCATGTCGATAGAAGTATAGATGATGCTGCCCCCTTCTTTAAGACAAACTTTTACGGGACATATAATTTGTTAAACCTGGCTCTTAAAAGTAGAGTAGAATTGTTTCTGCAAATATCAACCGATGAGGTTTATGGCAGCATCTTACGGGGAAGTTGCGGGGAAGATGCATGCTTAAATCCCAGCTCTCCATATGCAGTTACAAAGGCTTTAGCCGATAGGGCGGTAGAGGAGTTTCATGGGAGCCATAATTTCCCGGTTATCATAGTGAGGTCTTGCAACAATTATGGGCCTTACCAATATCCTGAGAAATTTATACCCCTAGCTATAACCAGCTTACTTAGAGGCGGTGAGATACCTATGTATGGAGAAGGATTTAATGTAAGAGACTGGATCTATGTCGATGATACTTGCTTTGCAATTGAATTGATCTTGAGAAAAGGTAGAGCGGGATCTGTGTATAATATCTCTGCTGGAGTCAGGAGGAGGAACATTGAGCTGGCAAAAATAATCTTAAAAAAGATGGGCAAGACCTCCAGCTCCATTAAGTATGTTAAGGATAGAGCTGATCATGATTTTAGATATGCTATGGACAGCTCTAAACTCTTAAGTCTTGGCTGGAAAGATAGTTTTAGTTTGAGCAGAGGTTTAGATAACACAATAGATTGGTATCGTAAGAATGAAAAATGGTGGCAGAAAATTGTCTAA
- a CDS encoding ABC transporter ATP-binding protein, translated as DLERVKDVIERFSLTEIQGRRIDEISGGELQRVLFAQSIAQDPELLLLDEPTTHLDIGHQLDIMNALSDLNREGLTVITILHDLNISAEFCDRLILMDKGRVVRDGEPSSVMDYSIIEEVYNAKVVIKENPYSGKPFLILYRNKA; from the coding sequence GAGATTTAGAGAGAGTTAAAGATGTTATTGAGAGATTCTCATTGACTGAAATACAGGGCCGCAGGATAGATGAGATCTCAGGCGGTGAACTTCAAAGGGTGTTATTTGCTCAGAGTATTGCCCAGGATCCGGAATTATTGCTTTTGGATGAACCTACAACCCATCTTGATATAGGACATCAGCTTGATATTATGAATGCTCTAAGCGATCTTAACAGAGAAGGTCTTACTGTGATTACAATATTACATGATTTAAATATCTCTGCAGAGTTTTGCGATCGACTTATTCTTATGGATAAAGGTAGGGTAGTCAGAGACGGAGAACCATCTTCTGTTATGGACTACAGTATAATAGAAGAGGTCTACAATGCAAAAGTTGTGATAAAAGAGAATCCTTATTCCGGGAAACCATTTTTAATATTGTATCGAAATAAAGCATAG
- a CDS encoding NAD-dependent epimerase/dehydratase family protein: MKAVISGGCGFIGSHLVDALLREGYEVLVYDNLEEQVHQGKKPSYLNDAAEYIYGDIRDYDSFKSVLMDCDYLFHFASMVGVGQSQYQVRKYMEVNDLGAANLWDILVNSKNRVKKVIVSASMSSYGEGLYNCDSCGKVKPSLREESQLQDKDWQLRCPNCSSSLTPIATTEDTSLVPNSIYALGKKVQEEMSLIVGKTYGIPVTSLRFFNVYGSRQSLSNPYTGVCAIFMSRIKNDKSPFVFEDGKQSRDFISVKDVVRAAIRAIEKSESDYKICNLGNGKPYSIESVALELAKLFGKNITPHIPGGYRKGDVRHCYASIENAKEYLDWEPEIDFVTGLGELIEWAKNEPAFDRFDKAFDELIKKNLIKE, translated from the coding sequence ATGAAAGCAGTTATTAGCGGTGGATGCGGTTTTATAGGTTCTCATTTAGTGGATGCTCTTCTTAGAGAAGGGTATGAGGTCCTAGTTTACGATAATCTAGAAGAACAGGTTCATCAAGGCAAGAAGCCTTCTTATTTAAATGATGCTGCTGAGTATATATATGGAGATATCAGAGACTATGATTCTTTTAAGAGTGTTCTTATGGATTGTGACTATCTTTTTCATTTTGCTTCTATGGTAGGTGTAGGGCAGTCTCAGTATCAAGTTAGGAAGTATATGGAGGTTAATGACCTTGGAGCAGCAAACCTTTGGGATATTTTAGTAAATAGTAAAAATAGAGTTAAGAAGGTTATAGTCAGCGCTTCAATGTCGAGCTATGGAGAGGGGCTGTATAATTGCGATAGCTGTGGTAAGGTAAAACCATCTTTAAGAGAAGAGTCTCAGCTTCAAGATAAAGATTGGCAGCTGCGCTGCCCCAATTGTTCATCCAGTCTGACTCCTATAGCTACAACAGAAGATACCTCTTTAGTTCCTAATTCTATCTATGCCTTAGGTAAGAAAGTTCAGGAAGAGATGTCTCTTATAGTGGGTAAGACCTATGGCATACCAGTTACATCTCTCAGGTTCTTCAATGTCTATGGTTCCAGGCAATCGTTGTCCAATCCTTATACAGGTGTCTGTGCTATATTTATGTCCCGAATTAAAAATGATAAATCTCCTTTTGTTTTTGAGGATGGCAAGCAGAGCAGAGATTTTATATCGGTTAAGGATGTAGTGAGAGCGGCTATTAGAGCGATTGAAAAGAGTGAGTCAGATTATAAGATTTGTAACCTTGGCAATGGAAAGCCTTATAGTATAGAATCTGTTGCGCTTGAGCTTGCTAAATTGTTTGGCAAAAATATAACACCCCATATACCTGGTGGTTACAGGAAGGGCGATGTAAGGCATTGTTATGCAAGTATAGAGAATGCTAAAGAGTATCTTGATTGGGAGCCTGAGATTGATTTTGTAACTGGGTTGGGGGAGTTGATTGAATGGGCTAAAAATGAACCTGCTTTCGATAGGTTTGATAAAGCATTTGATGAGCTTATAAAGAAAAATCTAATTAAAGAGTGA
- a CDS encoding DUF1015 domain-containing protein, whose protein sequence is MAKIKPFKGLLYNSDKVDPVNVVAPPYDVIMPQGRDDYYESSPYNVIRLILNKSSQPYREAGLVLNKWIEENVLVFDSNDSIYLYRQKYNYRGNSCSRYGFISLLKLESPGSDVLPHEKTYEGPKKDRFSLLEEVEANLSPIFATFSDKDRELLKIFKDIEKRAPIFSFDFEGVDHALWGISEKESLDKIVLLMSSKSILIADGHHRYEVALNYRNMRHLKSQSSSEESYDYLMSYFAPIEQDGLIVLPTHRLVKLGLSEDNFKAKLSDYFEIEDFIDLEVMLAALEKLQILGFGVSTQSGFSLLKIRPNTKERFQKENNQLFKFDVTVLHDFILGEIFDYKGAIVYKKDEEEAVRELKESGLDTAFFLKPIPIEHIIDVAEKKLLMPQKSTYFYPKILTGLLFHKF, encoded by the coding sequence ATGGCAAAGATAAAACCTTTTAAAGGTCTCCTATACAATAGTGACAAAGTAGATCCTGTTAACGTTGTTGCTCCCCCTTACGACGTAATAATGCCGCAGGGGCGAGATGATTATTATGAATCATCTCCCTACAATGTTATTCGCCTGATATTAAATAAATCATCTCAACCTTATAGAGAAGCTGGATTAGTGTTAAATAAATGGATAGAGGAGAATGTTTTAGTCTTTGACAGCAATGATTCAATCTATCTCTATCGTCAGAAGTATAACTATCGCGGAAATAGTTGCTCTCGCTATGGGTTTATCTCTTTACTTAAATTAGAGTCTCCAGGATCTGATGTTCTTCCCCATGAGAAAACCTATGAAGGTCCTAAAAAAGATAGGTTTAGCTTATTGGAGGAGGTTGAGGCGAACCTCTCACCTATATTTGCTACTTTTTCAGATAAAGATAGAGAGTTGTTGAAAATATTTAAAGATATAGAAAAGAGGGCCCCAATCTTTAGTTTCGATTTTGAAGGTGTAGACCATGCTCTTTGGGGAATATCTGAAAAAGAGTCTCTTGATAAGATAGTCTTACTGATGAGCTCAAAATCGATATTGATAGCAGATGGTCATCATAGATATGAGGTTGCTTTAAATTATAGAAACATGAGACACTTAAAGTCTCAATCTTCTAGCGAAGAGAGCTACGATTATCTTATGAGTTATTTTGCTCCAATAGAACAGGACGGTCTAATCGTTCTGCCTACTCACAGGCTGGTGAAATTAGGTCTCTCAGAGGATAATTTTAAAGCCAAACTGTCGGATTACTTTGAAATTGAAGATTTTATAGATTTAGAAGTCATGCTTGCTGCTTTAGAAAAATTGCAGATTCTCGGGTTCGGAGTCTCTACTCAATCTGGGTTTTCTCTATTAAAAATAAGACCCAACACTAAAGAGAGGTTTCAGAAAGAGAATAACCAGCTTTTTAAGTTTGATGTTACTGTGCTCCATGATTTTATACTGGGTGAGATCTTTGATTACAAGGGAGCTATTGTATATAAAAAAGATGAAGAAGAGGCTGTAAGAGAGTTAAAAGAGAGCGGGCTTGACACCGCGTTCTTTCTTAAGCCTATTCCAATAGAGCATATCATAGATGTAGCCGAAAAAAAGCTTCTGATGCCTCAGAAGTCGACCTACTTTTACCCTAAAATATTAACAGGTTTACTCTTCCATAAATTTTAA
- a CDS encoding nucleotide exchange factor GrpE: MKKKKDRELETEEPKTEELELEEVLEDVVLVKVKEELSETKDSWLRAVAELDNARKKWAKERQDLFSYAQIDLIRGIIPVLDHFEHAMQLLPDVKDEFEQGIEMIYKEMNNTLEKYGLVKINDLKDKDFDPFEQEAASHEEDEDVAEDKVIEVLRSGYKFKDVLIRPAMVKVSKGKFEQDKTGGEGNG; encoded by the coding sequence ATGAAGAAGAAAAAGGATAGAGAGCTTGAAACTGAAGAGCCTAAGACTGAGGAGCTTGAACTAGAAGAGGTTCTAGAAGACGTGGTTTTGGTTAAGGTAAAGGAAGAGTTAAGTGAAACTAAAGATAGTTGGTTAAGAGCTGTTGCAGAGTTGGATAATGCCAGAAAGAAGTGGGCAAAAGAGAGGCAGGATTTGTTTTCTTATGCTCAGATAGATTTAATTAGAGGTATCATACCTGTTTTAGACCATTTTGAGCATGCTATGCAGTTGTTGCCAGATGTAAAAGATGAGTTTGAACAGGGCATTGAGATGATATATAAAGAGATGAACAATACTCTTGAGAAATACGGTTTGGTGAAAATAAATGATCTTAAGGACAAAGACTTTGATCCTTTTGAGCAGGAAGCTGCATCTCATGAAGAGGATGAAGATGTAGCCGAAGATAAAGTAATAGAGGTATTAAGGTCGGGTTATAAATTTAAAGATGTTTTGATAAGACCGGCTATGGTCAAGGTTTCTAAAGGTAAATTCGAGCAGGATAAAACAGGAGGTGAAGGAAATGGCTAA
- a CDS encoding HAD-IA family hydrolase, which translates to MKNGGRKLSNIKLVMFDLDGTLLDAYLAIEKALNAVRAKFNLEALSLAEVKRAVGKGDKSLMEDYFSDDIAIEALTLYRQMHRDTLLKYAKLLPHAKEILSYLKERDYFLALGTNRPAIFTRLIIEHLDIDRFFDYIICGDELDAFKPKPDMILEAMKKFDLKPEEVVYVGDMVIDVETANNAGVRSIALTTGSSSREELIIRNPFAIIGSLGQLKDFFKLLNIIP; encoded by the coding sequence ATGAAAAATGGTGGCAGAAAATTGTCTAATATTAAGCTTGTAATGTTTGATCTCGACGGCACTCTCTTAGACGCATATCTTGCAATTGAAAAAGCCCTAAATGCAGTAAGGGCAAAGTTTAATTTAGAGGCTCTATCTCTTGCTGAGGTCAAAAGAGCTGTAGGTAAAGGGGATAAGAGTCTTATGGAGGATTATTTTTCAGACGATATTGCTATAGAAGCTCTAACGCTTTATCGCCAAATGCATAGAGATACACTCCTTAAATATGCAAAACTTTTGCCTCATGCAAAGGAGATATTAAGTTATCTTAAAGAGAGAGATTATTTCTTAGCCCTTGGAACCAATAGGCCGGCTATATTTACCAGGCTTATCATAGAGCATCTTGATATTGATAGATTCTTCGATTATATAATTTGCGGGGATGAGCTGGATGCTTTTAAGCCGAAGCCGGACATGATTTTAGAGGCTATGAAGAAGTTTGATTTAAAGCCCGAAGAGGTTGTGTATGTAGGTGATATGGTTATCGACGTTGAAACTGCAAATAACGCTGGAGTAAGATCAATTGCCCTTACAACAGGCTCTAGCAGCAGAGAAGAGTTGATTATTAGGAATCCTTTTGCGATTATAGGTAGCCTAGGTCAGCTCAAAGATTTTTTTAAACTTCTTAATATTATTCCTTGA